The Gordonia sp. KTR9 genome contains a region encoding:
- a CDS encoding bifunctional nitrate reductase/sulfite reductase flavoprotein subunit alpha yields the protein MSLCAYCGVGCGMEMKLDDDSDRVTKTVGRSDHPTNFGRLCTKGSTTADMLAAGGRLSTPLVRDDRGGQLRPAELDAVITDTARRLRTIVDEHGPDAVALYVSGQMSLEAQYLANKLAKGFLRTNQIESNSRLCMASAGTGYKLSLGSDGPPGSYQDFDHADVFLVIGANMADCHPILFLRMMDRVKAGAKLIVVDPRRTATADKADLFLQIRAGTDLAFLNGLLHLLIENGHTDEDFIASFTDGFDQIPEFAAQYPPDVVESITGIPASDLRAAAELIGTAPNWMSCWTMGLNQSTHGTWNTNALINLHLATGAICRLGSGPFSLTGQPNAMGGREMGYMGPGLPGQRAVVSAADREYVEDIWGVPAGTLRADVGAGTIDMFRRMADGEIKACWIICTNPVASVANRKTVIEGLERADLVITQDTFVETETNQYADVVLPATLWSESTGVMVNSERNLTLFEPALDAPGQAIPDWQMIARIAAEMGYADAFDYSSAEEVFEEIKRFANPNTGYDLRGVTYDRLRRTPMQWPCPPASDDEPDPADTGARNPIRYLNDGRSQTLHRLDDGTVPRLAFATATRRAQFFARPHIDAAEMPDDDYPFLLNTGRLPHQWHTMTKTGRVAKLNKLNPEPFVEIHPDDAARLSITAEDKVEVASRRGRAVLPARISDRVRPGNCFVPFHWNDVFGEHLAINAVTSDAVDPLSQQPELKVCAVTLIRVPGARGNTDVVPAAAAGSTALAQALGVSDVSAPAMTPAERLYLAGLAAGVGASPSGTPVLPADAPLGAELRIWASGVLAGLYSRGTAAPDAGLPHDNSSPAEPGTDTVTVLWASQMGNAEELAVETAERVKASGLRVDARSMDDVEVGELKGTALFVTSTTGDGDPPDNGTSFWDALNSEDAPDLSGVDYAVLALGDSNYDDFCGHGRKLDTRIGELGGRRLLERVDCEPDFEETAGGWLTEVIRAISMSNRAPTSGMTDDRVTVVSEPADSAAAPSVRSAPAYSRKKPLLTSLVRNVKLNAEGSGKDVRNFGFRLPADTLSYQAGDALGVWPRNDPALVVEFLERTGLDADASVTVAGEDLPLHAALGERIEFARVTPDLVRFVADRSDSADLKTLIAAGNKQQFNEWAWGRQSVDVLADHPVSADVEEWMHVLKPMVPRSYSISSSPLESPDEVQLTVSAVRYNRFGTPRGGVCSTFLADRADDEVGVFVTSTTHFRPPADPDTPMIMIGPGTGIAPFRGFLREREALGHNGKNWLFFGEQYSATDFYYRDELTTMLGDGLLTRLDVAFSRDQDRKIYVQDRMREHGEELYQWLHDGAHVYVCGDATRMARDVDAALKGIVAQYGRRSPASAESYVKALAADKRYVRDVY from the coding sequence ATGTCGCTGTGCGCCTATTGCGGCGTCGGCTGCGGCATGGAGATGAAGCTCGACGACGACTCCGACCGGGTCACCAAGACCGTCGGACGATCCGATCATCCGACGAACTTCGGGCGCCTGTGCACCAAGGGATCGACCACCGCGGACATGCTCGCGGCCGGTGGGCGGCTGTCGACTCCCCTCGTCCGGGACGACCGCGGCGGTCAGCTCCGGCCCGCCGAGCTCGACGCCGTCATCACCGACACCGCTCGGCGCCTGCGCACCATCGTCGACGAGCACGGGCCCGACGCGGTGGCCCTGTACGTCTCGGGTCAGATGTCCCTGGAGGCGCAGTACCTGGCGAACAAACTGGCCAAGGGGTTCCTGCGCACCAACCAGATCGAGTCCAACTCGCGGCTCTGCATGGCCAGCGCCGGGACGGGATACAAGCTGTCGCTGGGGTCCGACGGTCCGCCCGGGTCGTATCAGGACTTCGACCACGCCGACGTCTTCCTCGTCATCGGCGCCAACATGGCCGACTGTCACCCGATCCTGTTCCTGCGCATGATGGACCGGGTCAAGGCCGGGGCCAAGCTGATCGTCGTCGACCCGCGACGCACCGCGACCGCCGACAAAGCCGACCTGTTCCTGCAGATCCGGGCCGGTACCGATCTCGCCTTCCTCAACGGATTGCTGCATCTGCTCATCGAGAACGGCCACACCGACGAGGATTTCATCGCGTCCTTCACCGACGGCTTCGACCAGATACCCGAGTTCGCCGCGCAGTACCCGCCCGACGTCGTCGAGTCGATCACCGGCATCCCGGCATCGGACCTGCGGGCCGCCGCCGAGCTCATCGGGACCGCACCCAACTGGATGAGCTGCTGGACGATGGGCCTCAACCAGTCCACCCACGGGACGTGGAACACCAACGCGCTCATCAACCTCCACCTCGCCACCGGCGCGATCTGCCGCCTCGGCAGCGGGCCGTTCTCGCTGACCGGACAGCCGAATGCCATGGGCGGCCGCGAGATGGGTTACATGGGTCCTGGCCTACCCGGCCAGCGCGCCGTGGTGTCCGCGGCCGATCGTGAATACGTCGAGGACATCTGGGGCGTCCCGGCCGGGACGCTGCGCGCCGACGTCGGTGCCGGCACCATCGACATGTTCCGGCGAATGGCCGACGGCGAGATCAAGGCGTGCTGGATCATCTGCACCAATCCCGTTGCCTCGGTGGCCAATCGAAAGACGGTCATCGAGGGTCTCGAACGCGCCGACCTCGTGATCACCCAGGACACCTTCGTCGAGACCGAGACCAACCAGTACGCCGATGTCGTTCTCCCCGCGACGCTGTGGTCGGAATCGACCGGTGTGATGGTCAATTCCGAACGCAACCTCACCCTGTTCGAACCCGCGCTCGACGCACCCGGACAGGCGATCCCGGACTGGCAGATGATCGCACGCATCGCCGCCGAGATGGGATATGCCGACGCCTTCGACTATTCGAGCGCCGAGGAGGTGTTCGAGGAGATCAAGCGGTTCGCGAACCCGAACACCGGTTACGACCTGCGCGGGGTCACCTACGACCGGCTGCGCCGGACGCCCATGCAGTGGCCGTGCCCACCGGCGTCCGACGACGAACCCGATCCGGCCGACACCGGCGCCCGCAACCCGATCCGGTATCTCAACGACGGTCGCAGCCAGACCTTGCACCGCCTCGACGACGGAACGGTGCCGCGCCTGGCGTTCGCCACCGCCACCCGCCGAGCGCAGTTCTTCGCCCGTCCCCACATCGACGCGGCCGAGATGCCCGACGACGACTATCCGTTCCTGCTCAACACGGGCCGGTTGCCCCATCAGTGGCACACCATGACCAAGACCGGACGGGTGGCCAAGCTCAACAAACTGAATCCGGAACCCTTCGTCGAGATACACCCGGACGACGCCGCCCGGCTGAGCATCACGGCCGAGGACAAGGTCGAGGTCGCGTCCCGGCGGGGCCGGGCGGTACTCCCCGCACGGATCTCCGACCGCGTCCGGCCCGGCAACTGCTTCGTACCGTTCCACTGGAACGACGTCTTCGGTGAGCACCTCGCGATCAACGCCGTGACCTCCGATGCGGTGGACCCGCTGTCGCAGCAACCGGAGCTGAAGGTGTGCGCGGTGACCCTGATCCGGGTTCCGGGTGCGCGCGGGAACACCGACGTGGTGCCGGCCGCCGCCGCCGGGTCGACGGCACTCGCTCAGGCACTGGGGGTTTCCGACGTCTCGGCGCCCGCGATGACCCCGGCCGAGCGGCTCTACCTCGCCGGGTTGGCTGCCGGGGTGGGCGCGTCTCCCTCGGGCACTCCGGTCCTGCCGGCCGATGCGCCACTGGGCGCCGAGCTCCGCATCTGGGCGTCGGGCGTACTCGCAGGCCTGTACTCCCGCGGCACGGCGGCACCCGACGCGGGCCTCCCCCACGATAATTCGTCACCGGCCGAACCCGGCACCGACACCGTCACCGTGCTGTGGGCCTCCCAGATGGGCAACGCCGAAGAGCTCGCCGTGGAGACGGCCGAGCGGGTGAAGGCCAGTGGGCTCCGGGTGGATGCCCGGTCCATGGACGACGTCGAGGTCGGCGAACTGAAGGGCACCGCCCTGTTCGTCACCTCGACGACCGGGGACGGTGACCCACCGGACAACGGCACGTCCTTCTGGGACGCATTGAATTCCGAGGATGCACCCGACCTGTCAGGGGTGGACTACGCGGTGCTGGCACTCGGCGACTCCAACTACGACGACTTCTGCGGGCACGGACGCAAACTCGATACACGGATCGGTGAACTGGGAGGTCGGCGACTGCTCGAGCGTGTCGACTGCGAACCCGACTTCGAGGAGACGGCGGGCGGTTGGCTGACCGAGGTCATCCGCGCGATCAGCATGTCGAACCGGGCACCCACCTCCGGGATGACCGACGACCGCGTGACCGTGGTCAGCGAGCCGGCCGACTCCGCAGCGGCACCGTCGGTGCGTTCCGCGCCGGCCTACTCGCGAAAGAAGCCGCTGCTCACCTCGCTCGTGCGGAACGTCAAGCTCAACGCCGAGGGGTCCGGAAAAGACGTGCGCAACTTCGGGTTCCGACTCCCCGCGGACACCCTGTCCTATCAGGCCGGTGACGCACTGGGCGTGTGGCCGCGCAACGATCCGGCACTCGTGGTGGAGTTCCTCGAGCGCACCGGCCTCGACGCCGACGCGTCGGTGACCGTGGCGGGTGAGGACCTACCGCTGCACGCAGCCCTGGGCGAGCGGATCGAGTTCGCCCGCGTGACACCCGATCTCGTCCGCTTCGTCGCCGACCGTTCCGACTCCGCCGACCTCAAGACCCTCATCGCCGCCGGGAACAAGCAGCAGTTCAACGAGTGGGCATGGGGACGACAGTCGGTGGACGTCCTGGCCGATCATCCCGTCTCCGCCGACGTCGAGGAATGGATGCACGTCCTCAAGCCGATGGTGCCGCGGTCGTATTCGATCTCGTCGAGCCCGCTGGAGAGCCCCGACGAAGTGCAGCTGACGGTGTCGGCGGTGCGCTACAACCGGTTCGGGACGCCGCGAGGTGGTGTCTGTTCGACCTTCCTCGCCGACCGTGCCGACGACGAGGTCGGCGTCTTCGTCACCTCCACCACCCACTTCCGGCCACCGGCCGATCCCGACACACCGATGATCATGATCGGCCCCGGCACCGGCATCGCCCCGTTCCGCGGGTTCCTGCGCGAACGGGAGGCGCTGGGACACAACGGGAAGAACTGGTTGTTCTTCGGCGAGCAGTACTCGGCCACCGACTTCTACTATCGCGATGAGCTGACGACCATGCTCGGCGACGGACTGCTGACCCGCCTCGACGTCGCGTTCTCCCGCGACCAGGACCGCAAGATCTACGTCCAGGACCGCATGCGCGAACACGGCGAAGAGCTCTACCAGTGGTTGCACGACGGCGCGCACGTGTACGTCTGCGGGGACGCGACGCGGATGGCCAGGGACGTCGACGCCGCACTGAAAGGCATTGTCGCGCAGTATGGTCGGCGCTCCCCCGCGAGTGCCGAGTCGTACGTCAAGGCACTCGCGGCCGACAAGCGGTACGTGCGGGACGTGTACTGA
- a CDS encoding response regulator transcription factor, which yields MRILVVDDDRAVRESLRRSLTFNGYSVETAGDGIEALEKILADRPDVVILDVMMPRLDGLEVCRRLRSAGDDLPILVLTARDSVSERVSGLDAGADDYLPKPFALEELLARLRALLRRASPEDDADSETLTFADLSLDPVTRDVTRGERSISLTRTEFALLEMLMANPRRVLSRSRILEEVWGYDFPTSGNALEVYVGYLRRKTEADGEPRLIHTVRGVGYVLRETPP from the coding sequence ATGCGCATCCTCGTGGTCGATGACGATCGGGCCGTCCGGGAGTCGTTGCGACGGTCGCTCACCTTCAACGGCTACAGCGTCGAGACCGCAGGCGACGGCATCGAGGCACTCGAGAAGATCCTGGCCGACCGGCCTGACGTGGTGATCCTCGACGTCATGATGCCCCGGCTCGACGGGCTCGAGGTGTGCCGCCGGCTCCGCTCCGCCGGTGACGACCTTCCCATCCTGGTGCTGACCGCACGCGACTCGGTGTCCGAGCGGGTGTCCGGTCTCGACGCCGGGGCCGACGACTACCTACCCAAACCGTTCGCGCTCGAAGAACTCCTCGCCCGGTTGCGGGCGCTGCTGCGCCGTGCCTCGCCCGAGGACGACGCGGATTCGGAGACCCTGACCTTCGCCGATCTCTCGCTCGACCCCGTCACCCGCGACGTCACCCGCGGCGAGCGGTCGATCAGCCTGACCCGCACCGAGTTCGCCCTCCTCGAGATGCTGATGGCCAACCCGCGTCGGGTGCTGTCGCGCAGCCGCATCCTCGAAGAGGTCTGGGGATACGACTTCCCGACGTCGGGCAACGCCCTCGAGGTCTACGTCGGATATCTCCGGCGCAAGACCGAGGCGGACGGCGAGCCGCGACTGATCCACACCGTGCGCGGTGTCGGATATGTCCTCCGGGAGACGCCGCCCTAG
- a CDS encoding sensor histidine kinase encodes MGKSSNSASPKAWDLLRDRLTRALTGHRAGDGSDEKEMRAPMPLMRAVSLRTRVTILSATVVLVSVSLMAAAAYFVVYRAMYNDVDQQLESRADGMAALARAGVLRSQPEQLVAGTVFSTNISIALVTPGGETYLIGQVPFDDVERGIVRSPSVPGSTQQSLRTTRNQRVLTRKLDDGNTLVLAQSLIQTDRVLKRLAWVLFVVGCGGVALAALAGTTVARAGLRPVARLNRAVERVARTNDLTPIPVTGNDELAKLTASFNAMLRALDESRDRQARLVADAGHELRTPLTSLRTNLELLIAASRPGARAVPEDDMIELRADVVAQIEELSTLVGDLVDLAREDAPEVVYEEVDLAEVVEQALERVRRRRNDVEFEVDLSSWFVFGEAHGLSRAVLNVLDNAAKWSPPGRTVRVGLTQVGMSSAQLTVADAGPGIPEEDRGLVFERFYRSTQSRSMPGSGLGLAIVRHVVERHGGTVVADTSPLGGALIRMTLPGRATAAEPSPQVIRQ; translated from the coding sequence ATGGGGAAGTCGTCGAACTCCGCGTCGCCGAAGGCGTGGGATCTCCTCCGCGACCGTCTGACCCGGGCGCTCACGGGGCACCGCGCCGGTGACGGATCCGATGAGAAGGAGATGCGGGCGCCGATGCCGCTGATGCGGGCGGTGTCGCTGCGCACCCGTGTGACGATCCTGTCCGCGACCGTCGTCCTGGTCTCGGTGAGCCTGATGGCGGCCGCTGCCTACTTCGTCGTCTACCGCGCGATGTACAACGACGTCGACCAGCAGCTGGAGAGTCGCGCGGACGGGATGGCGGCACTCGCCCGGGCGGGGGTGCTGCGTTCGCAGCCCGAACAGCTGGTGGCCGGAACTGTGTTCTCCACGAACATCTCCATCGCGCTGGTGACCCCCGGCGGCGAGACGTACCTGATCGGCCAGGTCCCGTTCGACGACGTGGAACGCGGCATCGTCCGATCGCCGTCGGTGCCCGGTTCCACACAGCAGAGTCTGCGCACCACGCGCAACCAGCGCGTCCTGACACGCAAGCTCGACGACGGCAACACCCTGGTGCTGGCGCAGAGCCTCATCCAGACCGACCGGGTGCTCAAACGCCTGGCCTGGGTGCTCTTCGTGGTCGGCTGTGGCGGCGTGGCGCTCGCGGCCCTGGCCGGCACGACCGTGGCGCGCGCCGGGTTACGCCCGGTGGCACGGCTCAACCGGGCCGTCGAGCGGGTCGCCCGAACCAACGACCTGACGCCGATCCCGGTCACCGGCAACGACGAATTGGCCAAGCTCACCGCCAGCTTCAACGCGATGCTGCGTGCGCTCGACGAATCGCGGGACCGGCAGGCGCGTCTCGTCGCCGATGCCGGGCACGAACTGCGAACACCGTTGACCTCGTTGCGGACCAATCTGGAGCTGCTGATCGCCGCGAGCCGGCCGGGTGCCCGGGCGGTGCCCGAGGACGACATGATCGAGTTGCGCGCCGACGTGGTCGCGCAGATCGAGGAATTGTCCACGCTGGTGGGCGATCTCGTCGACCTCGCCCGTGAGGACGCTCCCGAGGTGGTCTACGAGGAGGTCGATCTCGCCGAAGTCGTGGAACAGGCCCTCGAACGGGTTCGGCGGCGCCGCAACGACGTCGAGTTCGAGGTGGATCTCTCCTCGTGGTTCGTGTTCGGCGAGGCACACGGCCTGTCGCGTGCGGTGCTGAACGTGCTCGACAACGCGGCCAAGTGGAGTCCACCGGGCCGGACCGTCCGTGTCGGTCTCACGCAGGTCGGCATGTCGAGCGCACAGCTCACCGTGGCCGACGCCGGCCCCGGAATCCCCGAGGAGGACCGCGGTCTCGTCTTCGAGCGGTTCTATCGGTCGACCCAGTCGCGGTCGATGCCGGGATCGGGCCTGGGACTGGCGATCGTGCGTCACGTGGTCGAACGACACGGCGGCACCGTGGTGGCCGACACCTCCCCGCTCGGGGGAGCGCTGATCCGGATGACCCTCCCGGGCCGGGCAACTGCGGCGGAACCATCCCCGCAGGTGATTCGTCAGTAG
- a CDS encoding trypsin-like peptidase domain-containing protein yields the protein MTTGGSHGDGSYGGGQQGGGQHGGGQHGGGQPGGGHRAAPGNESSPGGSYGPPSGSFPAPGGQHGYPGGTAPTSPYGRPGTSPFPPQGQYGPGPAYGQSGPTPFGAQPGSQPGFGGQGADGSPAAPAKKKGGGRLVALGVGALVLALVAGGAGGVAGYNLADSDGGSSTSSGPLGGDPGNSNTAPVAAPAGSVQEVAARVTPSVVSIEVASGGAMGSGSGVVLSDDGVIMTNNHVVSAGGDGPASRVAVNFADGSRSEARVLGADPISDIAVIKVDRDDLTPITVGNSNNLAVGQDVIAIGSPLGLAGTVTTGIISALNRPVLTSRDPGTNTTSVIDAIQTDAAINPGNSGGALVNARGALIGINTAIATLGGAEQQAGGSIGLGFAIPIDQAIRVARELESTGKASHANIGVSVRPSGASDAPGAVVTAVTPGGPAASAGIPDDAVITKVDDRVISSGDALVAAVRSHAPGDTVTVTYVDNGATKTAQVKLGTLEVG from the coding sequence ATGACGACTGGCGGTTCGCATGGTGACGGTTCCTACGGGGGCGGTCAACAGGGCGGTGGTCAACACGGTGGGGGTCAACACGGTGGGGGCCAGCCGGGCGGGGGCCACCGCGCGGCGCCCGGGAACGAGTCGTCACCGGGCGGTTCCTACGGTCCGCCGTCCGGGTCCTTCCCCGCGCCGGGCGGCCAGCACGGGTACCCGGGCGGCACTGCGCCGACATCGCCCTACGGCCGGCCCGGCACGAGTCCGTTCCCGCCGCAGGGTCAGTACGGCCCGGGCCCCGCATACGGACAATCGGGTCCGACCCCGTTCGGTGCACAGCCCGGCTCCCAGCCCGGCTTCGGAGGCCAGGGCGCGGACGGGTCGCCCGCCGCACCCGCCAAGAAGAAGGGTGGCGGACGCCTCGTCGCCCTGGGTGTGGGCGCACTCGTCCTGGCGTTGGTCGCGGGCGGCGCGGGTGGTGTCGCCGGATACAACCTGGCCGATTCCGACGGCGGGTCCAGCACCAGCAGCGGCCCGCTGGGAGGCGATCCCGGAAACAGCAACACCGCACCGGTCGCCGCGCCGGCCGGCTCCGTCCAAGAGGTCGCGGCGCGGGTGACCCCGTCGGTGGTCTCCATCGAGGTCGCGTCCGGCGGCGCGATGGGCTCCGGTTCGGGTGTCGTCCTCAGCGACGACGGCGTCATCATGACGAACAACCACGTCGTCAGTGCAGGGGGTGACGGCCCGGCGTCGAGGGTCGCGGTCAACTTCGCCGACGGTTCCCGGTCCGAGGCCCGAGTCCTCGGCGCCGACCCCATCTCCGACATCGCGGTCATCAAGGTCGACCGCGATGACCTGACACCGATCACCGTCGGCAACTCGAACAACCTCGCCGTCGGACAGGACGTGATCGCCATCGGCTCGCCGCTCGGCCTCGCCGGCACCGTCACGACCGGGATCATCAGCGCACTCAACCGGCCGGTGCTGACCTCGCGCGACCCCGGAACCAACACCACCTCGGTCATCGATGCCATCCAGACCGACGCGGCGATCAACCCGGGCAACTCCGGCGGTGCACTCGTGAACGCACGTGGCGCCCTGATCGGGATCAACACCGCCATCGCCACCCTCGGCGGTGCCGAGCAGCAGGCCGGTGGCAGCATCGGACTCGGGTTCGCGATCCCGATCGACCAGGCCATCCGAGTGGCCAGGGAGCTCGAATCGACCGGCAAGGCCAGCCACGCCAACATCGGGGTGTCGGTGCGGCCGAGCGGAGCATCCGACGCGCCGGGTGCCGTTGTCACCGCGGTGACTCCCGGCGGCCCGGCGGCAAGCGCGGGCATCCCCGATGACGCGGTCATCACCAAGGTGGACGACCGCGTCATCTCCTCCGGGGACGCCCTCGTGGCCGCGGTCCGGTCGCACGCCCCGGGCGATACGGTCACCGTCACCTACGTGGACAACGGAGCGACCAAGACCGCACAGGTGAAGCTCGGGACGCTCGAGGTCGGCTGA
- a CDS encoding MogA/MoaB family molybdenum cofactor biosynthesis protein, giving the protein MSDAASRTPGNTAVSAETDLDENALNVRLAGGPGPVDPADVVAADAAAREFVARHEQATHRPQGEEIGRALVVVVDDEAAHGEDQRLLGPLVSELLAEAGFHVDAAVVVSGDEVEIRNALNTAVIGGVDLVVSVGGVGVGARDVTPEATEPLLDRRLRGIEEAVRSSGLAAGATDGGLSRGLAGISGQTLVVNLANSRAAVRDGMATAAPLAKHVIEAISEF; this is encoded by the coding sequence ATGTCCGACGCCGCTTCGCGCACACCGGGTAACACCGCCGTCTCCGCCGAGACCGACCTCGACGAGAACGCACTCAACGTCCGTCTCGCGGGCGGTCCGGGTCCGGTCGACCCCGCGGACGTGGTCGCCGCCGACGCTGCGGCGCGTGAATTCGTCGCGCGGCACGAGCAGGCCACACATCGCCCGCAAGGCGAGGAGATCGGCCGGGCGCTGGTCGTCGTGGTCGACGACGAGGCGGCTCATGGCGAAGACCAGCGTCTGCTCGGCCCCCTCGTGAGCGAGTTGCTGGCCGAGGCCGGGTTCCACGTCGACGCCGCCGTGGTCGTCTCCGGGGACGAGGTGGAGATCCGCAACGCGCTCAACACCGCGGTGATCGGTGGAGTGGACCTCGTGGTGTCGGTGGGCGGGGTGGGCGTCGGCGCCCGGGATGTCACGCCCGAGGCCACCGAACCCCTCCTGGATCGGCGTCTGCGCGGTATCGAAGAGGCAGTCCGCAGCTCCGGTCTCGCCGCGGGAGCCACCGACGGCGGACTTTCGCGCGGGCTGGCTGGAATCAGTGGACAGACGCTCGTGGTGAATCTGGCGAACTCACGAGCGGCCGTGCGCGACGGCATGGCGACCGCGGCACCCCTCGCCAAACACGTGATCGAAGCGATCAGCGAGTTCTGA